DNA sequence from the Canis aureus isolate CA01 chromosome 12, VMU_Caureus_v.1.0, whole genome shotgun sequence genome:
CTAAGAACTAGGGTTAAAGGATGTGTTTGCTTGGTGCTAATTGAGGGCACAGGGACAGTGGTGGGTATGGGGCTGGAGGGGGCCTCTCATTACTCAGAGAGATGGACAGGCGAGCTGGAGATCATATGGTCATTCCCAAGtggccctgtgtgtgtgtgcgtgtgtctgtttGCTGGAAACCATCACATCACTATGACTGATGGGGGGCTCTGTAAACAATGACAGTTTCTATCTCGGTTTCTGGATGTGGGTGTCTGACTAGGATTGCTTGGAGCAGGGTGTCTGTGTGAGTGAGGGAAGGGGAAGCAGGTACACAGGCCTGGGGGAGAAATGGCTATAAATCTATTGTCCACTCAGTCTGAGGTTGTGaattggggagggggggaatggCTTTACCTGATATCTGCTAGGAGGTGCCCAGGACTTCTCCATGTGGGGACTCTTACCAGTTCAGTGATATTCCTGCCTGGGACCATGTAAGCACTCAGGTTTTAGAAAGAGAATTATTCTTGCTGTCCTCCACAAAGAGAGACCCCAAGACTGAGGTGAAGGACACTTGCCAGTGTCTAGTTGTGGAGCGGGGGAAAAGCCCCAGGGTTCCTTACCATTCTACACATGATCTATTCACAGTACGGGTCTTGGACAAATCACTGTGTAGGAAATCAGGCCACCTCGTTCTTGCcttggttctgccacttactggtTATGTGAGGTCCCAGACCTTTATTTCATACCTCGAAAATGAGTTTGGATGGAATTATCTGGAAGGCCTTTCCAATTTTGATAGTCCGTGGTTCTCAGCCCCAAGCACCTTAGATTCTCCTTCATCTGGAGTCTCTGACTGTGACTTCCCTTTATTACTCCGTACAGAGTCTGTGGGCCCTGGTCTGATCAAGGCTGTTCATCCCGGTTTCTGGCAGGACACAGGGGAGGTGTCACCATCCTTGGGAGAGGAGAACTTTGAAGCAGCAGTAAAGGACCAGTCATTTGCCCCACCATCTCTTAGGCTCAGAGTGTCAGAGCCTCGTTCAGGGACTTATTCCCTACCTGGAATGGCAGCCCATCTCCAGGAGGTGTCCTGACGACACCCGTGTACCCTGCACAGGGTCCCTGATGGGCCTGGGTGACATTATCTCACAGCAGCTGGTGGAGAAGCGAGGTCTCCGGGGACACCAGACTGGCCGGACCCTGACCATGGCCTTCCTGGGCTGTGGCTTTGTGGTAAGTTCCACCCACAGCCGGGCTGCTGGAGGACTGGACGGTGGTCTTAGTTCCATGTCATTCTTTAGTTTCCCTTGGCCTCTTTCACATCTAAACCAGCCTTGAGTGTCTGGTTCCACTTGGATTTGGCTTCTAACCTTGAGAGAGGAGCTTTGTGATGTGCTCTCTGAGCTTACCACATGCTGTCTGTCCTCCCTGGGGTTTCCTCTAGGGCCCTGTAGTAGGAGGCTGGTACCGGGTTTTGGACCGGCTCATCCCTGGCACCGCCAAGGCTGATGCACTAAAGAAGATGCTGTTGGACCAGgtgagcagaagggagagggactCGGGAAGCGGGAGCTGTGCTAGGGGAGGGCGGGGGTTTGGGTGCTCACAGAGCTTTAATTTCTCTCCCTAGGGGGGCTTTGCCCCATGTTTTCTAGGCTGTTTCCTCCCACTAGTAGGAGCGCTCAATGGCCTGTCAGCCCAGGACAACTGGGCCAAGCTCCGGCAGGTGAgctgggctggggggaggggagaggggagcggTCTCTGGCAGCCTGGGAGGCCCACGGGAACAAGGCAGGCTTGGTGGGGGTGAGCAGGGGGACGTGCAGGCAGAGTCCCAGGCTCTGGAGAAGAGGAGCTAAGGGGCTATGGTGGGAGTGTGGTCTTTGAACTGGTCTGTGCTGGGCGCGCTCTGCaggcgggaggtgggggctgCGTGGCAGTAAGTGCACATGTCAGCttttcctctctgtctcctcaGGACTATCCTGATGCCCTCCTCACCAACTACTATGTAAGCGCTGACACCGCAGCTGCCCGTTCTCCTGCTTTCTTGGGTCCAGAAGTGCTCGGGGACGGGGCCATCCTGATGTAGAAATCCCTCAGACAGGATAACTCTCTCATCCTATGTGTGCATCACACCAGGGAAGCACTTACCCAGTGGTCCACTTTGTTCTTGTCTGCAGAAGGTGGAGTAGGACCAGGCAGTGAGTCTGGGGGTCGGGTGGTGGAGGCAGCCCCCCAACCTTTACCCTCCTTCTCTTGTAGCTCTGGCCTGCTGTGCAGTTAGCCAACTTCTACCTGGTTCCCCTTCATTACAGGTAAGACAGATCCTTACCTGACCCTCTGAGCGATGCACATCACAACAGCTGGACACAGCATGATTCTTCTGTCAACCTTGAATCACTTTAGACCCTCCCAGAACACTGCTCCGGTCAGAGCTCCTCAGACTCTCAAGCATTTTATTCAGAACTTCTTCTCCTTTACGGAACCTATCCCAGGACCTGCCCACTGACCTTTCATCTCCCTGTCATCCTGCCCAGCCCTCACCTTTGGTGGCATACCTGCAGGGACAGTGCCgggcagggggggtgggggtggggctagCTTAGACAGGAAGGTATATCCAAGAGCCAAGTAGGAACCTGGGCTGGTGGGTCCACTGCAGACTACTATTTGACCTTAATAATAAAGGCAGTTGCTGAAGCCACAGTAAAAATACAGTGCAACTCAAGAGGAGTAGTTAAAATTGTTGGGAGTGAGGGGACATTGGGAGCAGGGACACTCTTCAGAGGGAACAAAGTCAATATTATGTGAATAGCATAGCTTAAAGGAAGACTTGTAGACCAGATCCTCGACACCAGAGTCCTTGCAACACTCTGAATGTAGAGAGAGGAAAATTTACAATCAAGAGAGGGATATGGCGGGCAGCACATTTTTGGAAGATTAAAAATCTCAGCCAGTTCAAAGGTGGACAGAGATGTGTATGCAGCAGGAGCCTGGTCAGGACCAAATAAGAGCCATGCTCAGCGACATGAGGGTGTTCCACTTGTAGGCTCTTGTCCAGGACACAGAGCTCTGGGATGATACCTGACCCCGACCTGCTTGTCCTCTGGCCCGAGCCACACGTCCCTCTGTCCCTCGGGGCTGAAGGAAGGAGACCTCAGTGTGGACGTGCTCAGAAACCAGCCCTCctttcccagctctgcccctttgcttgctcttcctcctctttcatcCTGACAATGCCACCTCTGTTCCGCAGGCTGGCTGTCGTCCAGTGTGTTGCTGTCATCTGGAACTCCTACCTGTCATGGAAGGCACACCGGCTCTAGGCCGGCCTCACTCCGGTGTCGGCGCCTGCCGTGCTGCAGCATGACCCCCAGTGTGGCCAGATGGCCTCCTCCAAGTGCTCATGGAGGATGGAAGGCCCTCCATCGGCTTTCCTGGGGTCCCGTTGCCACTCAGAACTTAACAGGCTTAGCACCTGActccttttgaaataatttcaacctTTATAATGGTCTTATGCCCACCACACAGTAGGCACTCTGTAATTGTGTACAGTCTTGTTAGCTGTAGTTTGTACCTGTATCCCAGCAATGCCACTTGTCCCCACACTTCACAGACACATCTGCTCTCTATAACCTTCCCAGCCCACCTGGAGCTCTGGCTCTTCTGGGGCCCTAAACACTTTATATGGTGCCTCCGGAAATCTGTTATTAAATACATAGTTTGAAACTTGCAGAAATCTATGGGGGCAGTTAGAACTTCTAGAGCTAGAAAGAAGTCTAGAGACAACCAATCCCAATGTTCTCCCACGGATGAGCATGCTGAGGTCCACAGAAGTGAGATGGCAAGTCCACACCACTAACCAGTGGCAGAGTGGAAACTTGAACACACATGTTATAGATGAATGTTTGTATGCCCTCCAGAATTCATCTGTTGCAAACCTAATGCCCAGGGTGATGGCATTAGGcagtggggcctctgggaggtggtTAGGTCATGAGGGATTCGTGCCCTTTTAAAACAGCCCCAGACAGATCCCTCACCCctcccaccatgtgaggacacaccAAGAAGGAAAAGTTAGTGAATACCACATCTACCAGTGCCATGGGCTTGGACctcccagcttctagaactgtgagaaataaatgatgtTTATAAAATACAGAGTTGATTGTATTTTTGGTATAGCAGCATGAAGAGACTAAGGTTCCCTTACTTCCTACCAAGTGATCCTAACTGGAGGTCAAAGGTACAGTAATACTACTGCTGTGATTCCCAGAAGAAAACTAACTTGTTAAAAACACTACTTTGCAGCAAACTCAGAAGC
Encoded proteins:
- the MPV17 gene encoding mitochondrial inner membrane protein Mpv17 isoform X2, with the protein product MALWRAYQRALTVHPWKVQVLTAGSLMGLGDIISQQLVEKRGLRGHQTGRTLTMAFLGCGFVGPVVGGWYRVLDRLIPGTAKADALKKMLLDQGGFAPCFLGCFLPLVGALNGLSAQDNWAKLRQDYPDALLTNYYAGCRPVCCCHLELLPVMEGTPALGRPHSGVGACRAAA
- the MPV17 gene encoding mitochondrial inner membrane protein Mpv17 isoform X1 — its product is MALWRAYQRALTVHPWKVQVLTAGSLMGLGDIISQQLVEKRGLRGHQTGRTLTMAFLGCGFVGPVVGGWYRVLDRLIPGTAKADALKKMLLDQGGFAPCFLGCFLPLVGALNGLSAQDNWAKLRQDYPDALLTNYYLWPAVQLANFYLVPLHYRLAVVQCVAVIWNSYLSWKAHRL
- the MPV17 gene encoding mitochondrial inner membrane protein Mpv17 isoform X3, yielding MALWRAYQRALTVHPWKVQVLTAGSLMGLGDIISQQLVEKRGLRGHQTGRTLTMAFLGCGFVGPVVGGWYRVLDRLIPGTAKADALKKMLLDQGGFAPCFLGCFLPLVGALNGLSAQDNWAKLRQLWPAVQLANFYLVPLHYRLAVVQCVAVIWNSYLSWKAHRL